From one Desmodus rotundus isolate HL8 chromosome X, HLdesRot8A.1, whole genome shotgun sequence genomic stretch:
- the LOC128780026 gene encoding sodium- and chloride-dependent neutral and basic amino acid transporter B(0+)-like, giving the protein MLLTLGLDSQFASIETITTTIQDLFPKVMKKMRAPITLGCCLVLFLLGLVCVTQAGIYWVNLIDHFCAGWGILIAAILEIIGVIWIYGGNRFIEDIEMMIGAKRWIFWLWWRACWFAITPILLIAIFIWSLVKFERPDYGKIPYPDWGVALGWCMIIFCIIWIPIMAVIKIIQAKGNIFERIVSCCRPASNWGPYLERHRGERYKDMADPKKEADHEIPTISGSGKPETTISSNF; this is encoded by the exons atgctgTTGACTTTGGGTCTCGACTCTCAGTTTGCTTCCATTG AAACGATCACAACAACAATTCAAGATTTATTTCCCAAagtgatgaagaaaatgagggcTCCTATAACTTTGGGTTGCTGCTTGGTTTTGTTCCTCCTGGGTCTCGTCTGTGTAACTCAG GCTGGCATTTACTGGGTTAATCTCATTGACCACTTCTGTGCTGGATGGGGCATTTTGATTGCAGCTATACTGGAAATAATAGGGGTCATCTGGATTTATG GAGGGAACAGATTCATTGAAGACATAGAAATGATGATTGGAGCAAAGAGGTGGATATTCTGGCTATGGTGGAGAGCTTGCTGGTTTGCCATTACGCCTATTCTTTTGATT GCAATTTTTATCTGGTCACTGGTAAAATTTGAGAGGCCTGATTATGGTAAAATTCCATATCCTGACTGGGGAGTTGCTCTAGGCTGGTGTATGATTATTTTCTGCATTATCTGGATTCCAATTATGGccgttataaaaataattcaagctAAAGGAAACATCTTTGAG CGCATTGTAAGCTGCTGCAGACCAGCTTCTAACTGGGGCCCATACTTGGAACGACACCGCGGGGAGAGATACAAAGACATGGCAGATCCTAAGAAGGAGGCGGACCACGAAATACCTACTATCAGTGGCAGCGGGAAACCAGAAACCACAATAAGttctaatttttaa